The following proteins come from a genomic window of Achromobacter deleyi:
- a CDS encoding phage tail protein, translating into MQILSPINVGHAPNDQTGDTLRDAMTLANENFTKIRAGVDSVEVSAAAAQRKADAALPAAEKGAAGGVTPLDAAGKVPAAHLPPPAVPLSEKSAPGGVAPLDEQGRVPVDHLPIPVPAVPLAEKGQPNGVATLTADGKITPVQLPDLIPAAEKARPNGVATLAADGRIVPGQLPALIPAADKGRPGGVPTLDADGRVPAAQLPAVQDAVPLAEKGLAGGVATLGGDGKVPAGQLPVIDSIPLGFVSWWPSRAAIPAGWAPLDGQTISRAAFPDIWATLEAGRFPLVAEATWQSDVMTRASYTAGDGATTLRLPDLNGKSAGSLGAVMLRGDGALSSGVAGQIQRDAMQAMMGEQALTYGVITGPGSGPFAGSRQGDRAPRTSPSYPASVGGDTLRFDNSVSVRTAVENRPLNATGCWVVKLAGTAINAGKLDALQLASDLASVNAEMQALRGQLASVLGIGQTLQDVTAQRALATNYTNPTTRPIVVYGAGTSAQAGASMALVVNGTVVSTSSYAGTGAEFGVSSIVPSGATYWIVAAGLTNGNTPKKWMEYR; encoded by the coding sequence ATGCAAATTCTCAGCCCAATCAACGTCGGCCACGCACCGAACGACCAGACCGGCGACACGCTGCGCGACGCGATGACGCTCGCGAACGAGAACTTCACCAAGATCCGCGCCGGCGTGGACTCGGTCGAAGTGTCCGCCGCCGCCGCCCAGCGCAAAGCGGACGCGGCACTTCCCGCCGCCGAGAAAGGCGCCGCAGGCGGTGTGACCCCGCTGGACGCGGCGGGCAAAGTGCCGGCTGCGCATCTTCCCCCACCGGCAGTGCCGCTGTCGGAGAAATCCGCCCCTGGCGGCGTGGCCCCGCTGGATGAGCAAGGCCGTGTGCCCGTCGACCACCTGCCGATCCCGGTGCCTGCCGTGCCACTGGCCGAAAAGGGCCAGCCGAACGGCGTCGCCACGCTGACCGCCGATGGCAAGATCACGCCGGTGCAATTGCCTGACCTGATCCCCGCCGCTGAAAAGGCCCGGCCCAATGGCGTCGCGACCCTGGCGGCCGACGGCCGCATCGTCCCCGGCCAATTGCCGGCGCTGATTCCCGCCGCCGACAAGGGCCGCCCGGGCGGCGTGCCCACGCTCGATGCCGACGGCCGCGTCCCCGCCGCGCAACTGCCCGCGGTGCAGGACGCCGTGCCGTTGGCGGAAAAGGGCCTGGCGGGCGGTGTCGCCACCTTGGGCGGCGACGGCAAGGTGCCGGCCGGGCAGTTGCCGGTGATCGACAGCATTCCGCTGGGCTTCGTGTCCTGGTGGCCGAGCCGCGCCGCGATTCCCGCGGGATGGGCGCCGCTGGATGGCCAGACGATCAGTCGGGCCGCTTTCCCGGATATCTGGGCCACCTTGGAGGCGGGGAGATTTCCGTTGGTGGCTGAAGCCACCTGGCAAAGCGATGTGATGACGCGCGCAAGCTACACGGCAGGGGATGGCGCAACCACGCTGCGTCTGCCTGACTTGAACGGCAAGTCGGCCGGCTCGTTGGGCGCGGTGATGCTGCGCGGCGATGGCGCGTTGTCCAGCGGCGTTGCCGGGCAGATTCAACGCGATGCCATGCAGGCAATGATGGGAGAGCAGGCGCTGACCTACGGTGTCATCACAGGCCCCGGCTCGGGTCCCTTTGCCGGAAGTCGGCAGGGAGACCGCGCGCCGCGCACCTCGCCTTCCTACCCGGCAAGTGTCGGGGGCGATACGCTGAGGTTCGACAACTCCGTCAGCGTGCGGACGGCTGTGGAAAATCGCCCCTTGAACGCCACCGGCTGCTGGGTGGTGAAGCTTGCCGGCACGGCGATCAACGCGGGCAAGCTGGATGCTTTGCAATTGGCCTCCGATCTGGCGAGCGTGAACGCGGAGATGCAGGCGCTGCGAGGCCAGTTGGCCAGTGTCCTGGGCATCGGGCAGACGCTGCAGGATGTGACCGCGCAGCGGGCCCTGGCAACGAATTACACGAATCCGACAACGCGTCCCATCGTCGTGTACGGCGCGGGCACATCCGCGCAGGCGGGGGCAAGCATGGCGCTGGTGGTCAATGGAACGGTCGTGTCCACCAGCTCCTATGCGGGTACCGGCGCCGAGTTCGGCGTGTCGAGCATCGTGCCGTCGGGTGCGACCTACTGGATCGTCGCGGCAGGCCTGACCAACGGGAACACGCCGAAGAAGTGGATGGAATACCGCTGA
- a CDS encoding TRAP transporter substrate-binding protein, which translates to MLGSPSIRLWAGIVIAFASHGALAATTLTMTTEYPATSMPGQGVSTFADLVRSKSAGQVVIDASFDAARGIKSGDMIDAVQARKVDAGDAFAGALASKYPLFGVSSLPFLADSLAKARALNKSARPAYEKLLAAHGQKLLYTTPWPASGIWSKDKVDSVAALKALSIRTYDATSQDVMQKAGARAQNISFADAMPRIASGEVNAVLSSGDGGAGRKLWEHLPRFAEINYAMPISVATMNLQAYQSLDAKSRKAIDQAAAQTEAEQWKRIEGRLQQNYANMRKNGVTIDTAVPTPVRQALKSAAADSVKQWEAAAGTDGVNILKAMRRP; encoded by the coding sequence ATGCTGGGCAGTCCTTCCATCCGCCTGTGGGCGGGCATCGTCATCGCCTTTGCGAGCCACGGCGCGCTAGCCGCCACCACCCTCACCATGACCACCGAATACCCGGCCACCTCGATGCCCGGGCAAGGCGTGTCCACCTTCGCCGACCTGGTGCGCAGCAAGAGCGCGGGCCAGGTGGTGATCGACGCCAGCTTCGATGCCGCGCGCGGCATCAAGTCTGGCGACATGATCGACGCGGTCCAGGCGCGCAAGGTCGATGCCGGCGACGCCTTCGCCGGCGCGCTGGCCTCGAAGTACCCGCTGTTCGGGGTGTCCTCGCTGCCGTTCCTGGCCGACTCGCTGGCCAAGGCCCGCGCCCTGAACAAATCAGCCCGCCCGGCCTACGAGAAGCTGCTGGCCGCTCATGGCCAGAAGCTGCTCTACACCACGCCCTGGCCGGCCTCGGGCATCTGGTCCAAGGACAAAGTGGACAGCGTCGCCGCGTTGAAGGCGCTCAGCATCCGCACCTATGACGCGACCTCGCAGGACGTGATGCAGAAGGCCGGCGCGCGCGCGCAGAACATCTCGTTCGCCGACGCCATGCCGCGCATCGCCTCGGGCGAGGTCAACGCGGTGCTGTCCTCGGGCGACGGCGGCGCCGGCCGCAAGCTGTGGGAACACCTGCCGCGCTTCGCCGAGATCAACTACGCCATGCCGATCTCGGTGGCGACGATGAACCTGCAGGCCTATCAATCGCTGGACGCGAAGTCGCGCAAGGCCATCGACCAGGCCGCCGCGCAGACCGAGGCGGAACAGTGGAAGCGCATCGAAGGCCGGCTGCAGCAGAACTACGCCAACATGCGCAAGAACGGCGTGACGATCGACACCGCCGTGCCGACGCCGGTGCGCCAGGCGCTCAAGAGCGCGGCGGCGGACTCGGTGAAGCAATGGGAGGCCGCGGCGGGGACTGACGGGGTGAATATCCTGAAGGCGATGCGGCGGCCGTGA
- a CDS encoding acyl-CoA dehydrogenase, whose protein sequence is MSSNPSFHWQDPLLLDQQLTEEERMVRDAAHAYSQDKLAPRVLNAFRNEKTDPEIFSEMGELGLLGATIPAEYGGAGLNYVSYGLIAREVERIDSGYRSMMSVQSSLVMVPINEFGSEAQKQKYLPKLARGEWIGCFGLTEPNHGSDPGGMETRAVKTADGYKLTGNKMWITNSPIADVFVVWAKCVGGEFDGKIRGFILDKGTKGLSAPAIHGKVGLRASITGEIVMDEVEVSADQMMPGVSGLKGPFTCLNSARYGIAWGAIGAAEACWHTARQYTLDRKQFGRPLAANQLIQKKLADMQTEITLALQGCLRLGRMKDEGTAAVEITSIMKRNSCGKALDIARLARDMLGGNGISDEFGVARHLVNLEVVNTYEGTHDVHALILGRAQTGIQAFY, encoded by the coding sequence ATGTCCTCGAATCCCTCGTTCCATTGGCAAGATCCCCTGTTGCTGGACCAGCAGCTCACCGAAGAAGAACGCATGGTGCGCGATGCCGCCCACGCCTACTCGCAGGACAAGCTGGCCCCGCGCGTGCTGAATGCCTTCCGCAACGAAAAGACCGATCCGGAAATCTTCTCGGAAATGGGTGAACTGGGCCTGCTGGGCGCCACCATCCCCGCCGAATACGGCGGCGCCGGCCTGAACTACGTCAGCTATGGCCTGATCGCCCGTGAAGTCGAGCGCATCGACTCCGGCTACCGCTCGATGATGAGCGTGCAGTCGTCGCTGGTGATGGTGCCCATCAACGAATTCGGCAGCGAAGCGCAGAAGCAGAAGTACCTGCCCAAGCTGGCCCGCGGCGAGTGGATCGGCTGCTTCGGCCTGACCGAACCCAACCACGGCTCCGACCCCGGCGGCATGGAAACGCGCGCCGTCAAGACCGCTGACGGCTACAAGCTGACCGGCAACAAGATGTGGATCACCAACTCCCCCATCGCCGACGTGTTCGTGGTGTGGGCCAAGTGCGTCGGCGGCGAGTTCGACGGCAAGATCCGCGGTTTCATCCTCGACAAGGGCACCAAGGGCCTGTCCGCCCCCGCCATCCACGGCAAGGTCGGCCTGCGCGCCTCGATCACCGGTGAAATCGTCATGGACGAAGTGGAAGTGTCCGCCGACCAGATGATGCCCGGCGTGTCCGGCCTGAAGGGTCCGTTCACCTGCCTGAACTCGGCCCGCTACGGCATCGCCTGGGGCGCGATCGGCGCCGCCGAAGCCTGCTGGCACACCGCCCGCCAGTACACCCTGGACCGCAAGCAGTTCGGCCGCCCGCTGGCCGCCAATCAGCTGATCCAGAAGAAGCTGGCCGACATGCAGACCGAGATCACGCTGGCGCTGCAAGGCTGCCTGCGCCTGGGCCGCATGAAGGACGAAGGCACCGCCGCCGTCGAGATCACCTCGATCATGAAGCGCAACTCGTGCGGCAAGGCGCTGGACATCGCCCGCCTGGCCCGCGACATGCTGGGCGGCAACGGCATCTCCGACGAATTCGGCGTGGCCCGCCACCTGGTCAACCTGGAAGTGGTCAACACCTACGAAGGCACGCACGACGTGCACGCGTTGATCCTCGGCCGCGCGCAGACCGGCATCCAGGCTTTCTATTGA
- a CDS encoding thiamine pyrophosphate-binding protein, which yields MSQQASRLGGHILVDQLVAQGVKHVFCVPGESYLAVLDGLHDADIKVTVCRQEGGAAMMADAHGKLTGEPGICMVTRGPGASNALAGVHIAKQDSTPMILFVGQIERGMREREAFQEMDYRAVFGTQAKWVTEIDQVERIPELISRAFHIATSGRPGPVVIALPEDMLVEAAQVADAPRYDIIDSAPTAGQLADLEQLLAKASNPVAILGGTRWDARAVQQFADFAQRHALPTAVSFRRQMLFPADHPCFIGDVGLGINPALLKRVADADLVLLVGGRMSENPSQAYTLLDIPVPRQKLVHVHPDAAELGRVYRPTLAINTSPAAFAEALAGLKAPAQPAWADGTQAMRESYLKWSDPSAVTTPGALQMGQVMAYLEKTLPADAIMTNGAGNYATWLHRFHRFTRFGTQLAPTSGSMGYGLPAAVGAKRVWPDKTVVCFAGDGCFLMHGQEFATAVQYDLPIIVVLVDNGMYGTIRMHQEKHYPGRISATELKNPDFADYARAFGGHGERVETTEQFGPAFERALASGKPAILHCFIDPQTITPSTTLDKIRDAALKARH from the coding sequence ATGTCCCAGCAAGCATCCCGCCTCGGCGGCCACATCCTGGTCGACCAACTCGTCGCCCAGGGCGTCAAACACGTTTTCTGCGTTCCCGGCGAAAGCTATCTGGCGGTGCTGGACGGCCTGCACGACGCCGACATCAAGGTCACCGTCTGCCGCCAGGAAGGCGGCGCCGCCATGATGGCCGACGCCCATGGCAAGCTGACCGGTGAACCCGGCATCTGCATGGTGACCCGCGGCCCGGGCGCGTCCAACGCGCTGGCCGGCGTGCACATCGCCAAGCAGGACTCAACCCCGATGATCCTGTTCGTCGGCCAGATCGAGCGCGGCATGCGCGAGCGCGAGGCCTTCCAGGAAATGGACTACCGCGCCGTCTTCGGCACGCAGGCCAAGTGGGTCACCGAGATCGACCAGGTCGAGCGCATTCCCGAACTGATCTCGCGCGCCTTCCACATCGCCACCTCGGGCCGTCCCGGCCCGGTGGTGATCGCGCTGCCCGAAGACATGCTGGTCGAAGCCGCCCAGGTGGCCGACGCGCCGCGTTACGACATCATCGATTCCGCCCCCACCGCCGGCCAGCTGGCCGACCTGGAGCAACTGCTGGCCAAGGCCAGCAATCCCGTCGCCATTCTCGGCGGCACGCGCTGGGACGCGCGCGCGGTGCAGCAGTTCGCCGATTTCGCGCAGCGCCACGCGCTGCCCACGGCGGTGTCGTTCCGCCGCCAGATGCTGTTCCCGGCCGACCATCCGTGTTTCATCGGCGACGTCGGCCTGGGCATCAACCCCGCCCTGCTCAAGCGCGTGGCCGACGCCGACCTGGTGCTGCTGGTCGGCGGCCGAATGTCGGAAAACCCCAGCCAGGCCTACACGCTGCTGGACATTCCGGTGCCCAGGCAGAAGCTGGTGCACGTGCATCCGGACGCCGCCGAACTGGGCCGCGTCTACCGCCCCACGCTGGCCATCAACACCTCGCCCGCCGCCTTCGCCGAAGCGCTGGCCGGCCTGAAGGCCCCCGCGCAGCCGGCCTGGGCCGACGGCACGCAGGCCATGCGCGAGTCGTACCTGAAATGGAGCGACCCGAGCGCCGTCACCACCCCGGGCGCGCTGCAGATGGGCCAGGTCATGGCCTACCTGGAAAAGACGCTGCCGGCCGACGCCATCATGACCAACGGCGCCGGCAACTACGCCACCTGGCTGCACCGCTTCCACCGCTTCACCCGCTTCGGCACGCAACTGGCCCCGACCTCCGGCTCGATGGGCTACGGCCTGCCGGCGGCCGTGGGCGCCAAGCGCGTCTGGCCCGACAAGACCGTGGTCTGCTTCGCCGGCGACGGCTGCTTCCTGATGCACGGCCAGGAATTCGCCACCGCCGTGCAGTACGACCTGCCCATCATCGTGGTGCTGGTCGACAACGGCATGTACGGCACCATCCGCATGCACCAGGAAAAGCACTACCCCGGCCGCATTTCCGCCACCGAATTGAAGAACCCCGACTTCGCCGACTACGCCCGCGCCTTCGGCGGCCACGGCGAACGCGTCGAGACCACCGAGCAGTTCGGGCCGGCCTTCGAACGCGCGCTGGCCAGCGGCAAGCCGGCCATCCTGCACTGCTTCATCGACCCGCAGACCATCACGCCGTCGACCACGCTCGACAAGATCCGCGACGCGGCGCTCAAGGCCCGGCACTGA
- a CDS encoding LysR substrate-binding domain-containing protein: MRNGIPNLSALQAFEASARLGSFSRAAEELSLTHSAVYRQVASLEARLGVQLFTRVRRRIVLTDHGAEYAGRIRHHLDQIEKDTFGLVSRTGMGRSIHIAVVPTLATTWLIPRLADFQREQPDITVSLSVRTLPFQFKDQPFDGALYHGDTLWPGTQGVLLFPERELVPVCAPELAARVTEAGAGALAGMTHLHLSSRPDAWRQWYGANNYLYGPQAAGGPRYELFTMVMAAVQAGLGVGLMPRFLAQPALDQGTLAMPVPQSLTVSQGYYFGYPQRSERSEALKLFETWLKSAAAAVAGR, from the coding sequence ATGAGAAACGGCATTCCCAACCTCAGCGCCCTGCAGGCTTTCGAGGCCTCGGCCCGTCTGGGCAGTTTTTCGCGCGCGGCCGAAGAGCTGTCCCTGACCCACAGCGCGGTCTACCGCCAGGTGGCCAGCCTGGAGGCGCGGCTGGGGGTGCAACTGTTCACCCGGGTGCGCCGCCGCATCGTGCTGACCGACCATGGCGCGGAATATGCGGGACGCATCCGCCACCATCTCGACCAGATCGAGAAGGACACTTTCGGCCTGGTCAGCCGCACGGGCATGGGCCGCAGCATCCACATCGCCGTGGTGCCGACGCTGGCCACCACCTGGCTGATCCCGCGGCTGGCGGATTTCCAGCGCGAGCAGCCGGACATCACCGTCAGCCTGTCGGTGCGCACCCTGCCGTTCCAGTTCAAGGACCAGCCGTTCGATGGCGCGCTGTATCACGGCGATACGCTGTGGCCGGGCACCCAGGGCGTGCTGCTGTTTCCGGAGCGCGAGCTGGTGCCGGTCTGCGCGCCCGAACTGGCGGCGCGCGTGACCGAGGCCGGGGCTGGCGCGCTGGCGGGCATGACCCACCTGCACCTGAGTTCGCGCCCCGACGCCTGGCGCCAGTGGTACGGCGCCAACAATTACCTCTATGGCCCCCAGGCCGCGGGCGGGCCGCGCTACGAGCTGTTCACCATGGTGATGGCGGCGGTGCAGGCCGGGCTGGGCGTGGGCCTGATGCCGCGCTTCCTGGCGCAGCCGGCGCTGGACCAGGGCACGCTGGCGATGCCCGTGCCGCAGTCGCTGACGGTCAGCCAGGGTTACTACTTCGGCTATCCGCAGCGCAGCGAGCGCTCCGAGGCGCTGAAGCTGTTCGAGACCTGGCTCAAGTCGGCCGCCGCGGCGGTGGCGGGGCGCTGA
- the xerD gene encoding site-specific tyrosine recombinase XerD: MSDARPPLASQADIDAFIDAVWLEDGLSANTLAAYRRDLTGFARWLEDPEAYAREMADRYGDAASAHALPAGPAKALAEAGKADIEAWFAFRHEETRATTANRRLAALRRFYAWALREHRAAQDPCLTLVAAKQPPRLPKTLSEQQVDALLRAPDLGQPRGLRDRAMLETLYATGLRVSELVGVRALDVSLNEGVVRVVLGKGGKDRLVPLGAEAAHWIDQYMKTARPELAAGRVSDALFITGRAEPMSRQAFWQLVKKYAMLAGVHAPLSPHVLRHAFATHLLNHGADLRVVQMLLGHADISTTQIYTHVARERLKALHAAHHPRG, translated from the coding sequence ATGTCCGACGCCCGCCCGCCGCTTGCCTCCCAGGCCGACATCGACGCCTTCATCGACGCCGTCTGGCTCGAGGACGGCCTGTCGGCCAACACGTTGGCGGCCTACCGGCGCGACCTGACCGGTTTCGCGCGCTGGCTGGAGGACCCCGAGGCCTATGCCCGCGAGATGGCCGACCGCTATGGCGACGCGGCCTCGGCCCACGCGCTGCCGGCCGGCCCCGCCAAGGCGCTGGCCGAGGCCGGCAAGGCCGACATCGAGGCCTGGTTCGCCTTCCGCCACGAAGAGACCCGCGCCACCACCGCCAACCGGCGCCTGGCCGCGCTGCGGCGCTTCTATGCCTGGGCCCTGCGCGAGCATCGCGCGGCGCAGGACCCCTGCCTGACGCTGGTGGCGGCCAAGCAACCGCCGCGCCTGCCCAAGACGCTGTCCGAGCAGCAGGTCGACGCGCTGCTGCGCGCGCCCGACCTGGGTCAGCCGCGCGGCCTGCGCGACCGCGCCATGCTGGAAACGCTGTACGCCACCGGCCTGCGCGTGTCCGAACTGGTCGGGGTGCGGGCGCTGGACGTCAGCCTGAACGAGGGCGTGGTGCGCGTGGTGCTGGGCAAGGGCGGCAAGGACCGCCTGGTGCCGCTGGGGGCGGAAGCGGCGCACTGGATCGACCAGTACATGAAGACCGCGCGGCCCGAGCTGGCCGCCGGCCGCGTCAGCGACGCGCTCTTCATCACCGGCCGGGCCGAGCCCATGTCGCGCCAGGCGTTCTGGCAGCTGGTCAAGAAATACGCGATGCTGGCGGGCGTGCACGCGCCGCTGTCGCCGCACGTGTTGCGCCACGCTTTCGCCACCCATCTGCTCAACCACGGCGCCGACCTGCGCGTGGTGCAGATGCTGCTGGGCCACGCCGACATCTCCACCACGCAGATCTACACCCACGTGGCGCGCGAGCGCCTGAAGGCGTTGCACGCCGCGCATCATCCGCGCGGTTGA
- the ybaK gene encoding Cys-tRNA(Pro) deacylase, with amino-acid sequence MSKARHVSETPATQFLKQHKVAYTEHTYEYIDHGGAGEAARQLGLDPHAVVKTLVMEDESAKPLIVVMHGDREVSTKNLARQAGLKKVEPCKPEVAQRHSGYQVGGTSPFGTRKKMPVWVEAEVLQYPVVYINGGRRGYLVGIDPNVLVSLLGAKPVTVALE; translated from the coding sequence ATGAGCAAAGCCCGCCACGTCTCCGAAACGCCCGCCACCCAGTTCCTCAAGCAGCACAAAGTGGCGTACACCGAACACACCTACGAATACATCGATCACGGCGGCGCCGGCGAGGCCGCGCGCCAGCTGGGGCTGGATCCGCACGCGGTGGTCAAGACGCTGGTGATGGAAGACGAATCGGCCAAGCCGCTGATCGTGGTGATGCACGGCGACCGCGAGGTCTCCACCAAGAACCTGGCGCGCCAGGCCGGCCTGAAGAAGGTCGAGCCCTGCAAGCCGGAAGTCGCGCAGCGCCATTCGGGCTACCAGGTCGGCGGCACTTCGCCGTTCGGCACGCGCAAGAAGATGCCGGTGTGGGTCGAGGCCGAGGTGCTGCAATACCCCGTCGTCTACATCAACGGCGGCCGCCGCGGCTACCTGGTGGGCATCGACCCGAACGTGCTGGTGAGCCTGCTGGGCGCCAAGCCGGTGACGGTGGCGCTGGAGTAG
- a CDS encoding DJ-1/PfpI family protein: MSKRLLMLVGDYAEDYETMVPFQTLLAVGHTVHAVCPGKKSGESIATAIHDFEGAQTYSEKRGHNFALNYDFDRVEAGSYDGLVIPGGRAPEYLRLNEKVLEIVRAFDQAKKPIAAVCHGAQLLAAAGILEGRTCSAYPACAPEVRLAGGTYAEIGIDQAYTDGHLVTAPAWPAHPAWLAQFLAVLGTKITH; this comes from the coding sequence ATGAGCAAGAGACTGTTGATGCTGGTCGGCGACTACGCCGAAGACTACGAAACCATGGTGCCGTTCCAGACGCTGCTGGCGGTGGGGCACACGGTGCACGCGGTTTGCCCGGGCAAGAAGTCCGGCGAGAGCATCGCCACCGCCATCCACGATTTCGAGGGCGCGCAGACCTACAGTGAAAAGCGCGGCCACAACTTCGCGCTGAACTACGATTTCGACCGCGTCGAGGCGGGTTCGTACGACGGCCTGGTGATCCCCGGCGGCCGCGCGCCGGAATACCTGCGCCTGAACGAGAAAGTGCTGGAAATCGTGCGCGCCTTCGACCAGGCCAAGAAGCCGATCGCCGCCGTCTGCCACGGCGCCCAGTTGCTGGCGGCCGCGGGCATCCTGGAAGGCCGCACCTGCTCGGCCTATCCCGCGTGCGCGCCGGAAGTGCGGCTGGCCGGCGGCACCTACGCCGAGATCGGCATCGACCAGGCCTATACCGACGGCCACCTGGTGACGGCGCCGGCCTGGCCGGCGCATCCGGCGTGGCTGGCGCAGTTCCTGGCGGTGCTCGGCACCAAGATCACGCATTGA
- the adhP gene encoding alcohol dehydrogenase AdhP: MNKTMKAAVARAFGKPLEIEEVEVPRPRAGELLVKIEACGVCHTDLHAVEGDWPVKPNPPFIPGHEGVGHVVAVGEGVTHVKEGDRVGIPWLYSACGHCEHCLGGWETLCEQQQNAGYSVNGGFAEYALAAADYVGLLPKNVGFVDIAPVLCAGVTVYKGLKMTDTRPGNWVVVSGIGGLGHMAVQYARAMGLNVAAVDIDDDKLAFAKRLGAEVVVNARTTDPAAYLKKEIGGAHGALITAVSPKAFEQALGMVRRGGTVALNGLPPGDFPLSIFDMVLNGVTVRGSIVGSRLDLQESLQFAEEGKVHATVATEKLENINNVFDRMRRGQIEGRIVLDMAA, encoded by the coding sequence ATGAACAAAACCATGAAGGCCGCCGTGGCTCGCGCATTCGGCAAACCCCTGGAAATCGAAGAAGTCGAAGTACCCCGCCCCCGCGCCGGCGAACTGCTGGTGAAGATCGAGGCCTGCGGCGTCTGCCACACCGACCTGCACGCGGTCGAGGGCGACTGGCCGGTCAAGCCCAATCCCCCCTTCATCCCCGGCCACGAAGGCGTGGGCCACGTGGTGGCCGTGGGCGAAGGCGTGACGCACGTCAAGGAAGGCGATCGCGTCGGCATCCCCTGGCTGTATTCCGCCTGTGGCCATTGCGAGCATTGCCTGGGCGGCTGGGAAACGCTGTGCGAGCAGCAGCAGAACGCCGGCTACTCGGTCAACGGCGGCTTCGCCGAATACGCGCTGGCGGCCGCCGACTACGTGGGCCTGCTGCCCAAGAACGTCGGCTTCGTCGACATCGCCCCGGTGCTGTGCGCCGGCGTCACGGTCTACAAGGGCCTGAAGATGACGGACACGCGGCCAGGCAACTGGGTCGTGGTGTCGGGCATCGGCGGCCTGGGCCACATGGCGGTGCAATATGCGCGCGCCATGGGCCTGAACGTCGCCGCGGTGGACATCGACGACGACAAGCTGGCCTTCGCCAAGCGCCTGGGCGCCGAGGTGGTGGTGAATGCCAGGACCACCGATCCGGCGGCGTACCTGAAGAAGGAAATCGGCGGCGCCCACGGCGCCCTGATCACGGCGGTCTCGCCCAAGGCCTTCGAGCAGGCGCTGGGCATGGTGCGCCGTGGCGGCACGGTGGCGCTCAATGGCCTGCCGCCGGGCGACTTCCCGCTGTCGATCTTCGACATGGTGCTCAACGGCGTGACCGTGCGCGGCTCGATCGTGGGCTCGCGCCTGGACCTGCAGGAGTCGTTGCAGTTCGCCGAGGAAGGCAAGGTGCACGCGACCGTGGCCACCGAGAAGCTGGAGAACATCAACAACGTGTTCGACCGCATGCGCCGCGGCCAGATCGAAGGCCGCATCGTGCTGGACATGGCGGCCTGA
- a CDS encoding ribbon-helix-helix domain-containing protein, which produces MCEIFIRASEQSYAPETRSLRLHGVATSLRLEQLFWQVLEEIAARDGMRVTQLIERLYDELAEYRGEAANFTSFLRVCCLRYQLLQAEGRIPADAAVPIRSLNPQAVLEGLPPSMYDPQPLRPKRPVAA; this is translated from the coding sequence ATGTGTGAAATCTTCATCCGCGCGAGCGAGCAGTCCTACGCGCCCGAAACCCGTTCCCTGCGCCTGCACGGAGTGGCCACCAGCCTGCGCCTGGAGCAATTGTTCTGGCAGGTGCTGGAAGAGATCGCGGCGCGCGACGGCATGCGCGTGACCCAGCTGATCGAGCGGCTGTACGACGAACTGGCGGAGTACCGCGGCGAGGCCGCCAACTTCACCTCGTTCCTGCGCGTGTGCTGCCTGCGCTACCAGTTGCTGCAGGCCGAGGGCCGCATCCCGGCCGATGCCGCGGTGCCGATCCGCTCGCTCAACCCCCAGGCGGTGCTGGAAGGCCTGCCGCCGTCGATGTATGACCCGCAGCCGCTGCGCCCGAAACGGCCGGTGGCGGCCTAG